A window of Argopecten irradians isolate NY chromosome 14, Ai_NY, whole genome shotgun sequence contains these coding sequences:
- the LOC138307213 gene encoding centrosomal protein of 19 kDa-like: MENGIEVKKCGVKFDPPCIIISYEKDGKLRRRSMPLRNFTKNSSVDRAAEDLLTNPRHKKYVHCLPKSQLERLITIISDKMKGMSLEASLARNAELDKLDPEEDLNKVDPETLNRKKAVMDNTFEKNRIKPGDEGYEYDKEVSFDEAVETCEWDDNSDDESF; encoded by the coding sequence ATGGAGAATGGGATTGAAGTTAAGAAGTGTGGTGTAAAATTTGACCCACCTTGTATTATCATTAGTTACGAAAAAGATGGGAAACTTAGACGACGATCGATGCCGCTTAGAAACTTCACAAAAAACTCTAGTGTTGACAGAGCAGCAGAAGATTTGCTGACAAATCCTCGTCATAAGAAGTATGTTCATTGTCTTCCCAAAAGTCAGCTAGAACGCCTCATTACCATTATCAGTGATAAAATGAAAGGAATGAGTCTTGAGGCTAGCCTAGCTAGAAATGCAGAGCTTGATAAACTTGATCCAGAAGAAGACTTGAATAAGGTTGATCCCGAGACATTAAATAGAAAGAAAGCTGTGATGGATAATACGTTTGAGAAAAATCGAATTAAACCTGGAGATGAGGGATACGAATATGATAAGGAAGTGAGCTTTGACGAAGCTGTAGAAACTTGTGAGTGGGATGATAATTCAGACGATGAAAGTTTCTAG